A genomic stretch from Podospora pseudoanserina strain CBS 124.78 chromosome 3, whole genome shotgun sequence includes:
- a CDS encoding hypothetical protein (EggNog:ENOG503P72D), with the protein MVHKSSLKSSSPLMTSPQTDVTMSRHKVSHHSKQPVHPPAQHKSYATTMSSSSSNPNTSSTNQPTENPGLISSHAEYIKGAAESAIGDISGSHAWKTSGEQDKAHARASLNQATQNRDPATSGYGKVEEVAGKLTGCEGMRREGAASASKPNQE; encoded by the exons ATGGTGCACAAGTCGAGCCTCAAATCCAGCAGCCCATTAATGACGTCACCCCAGACCGACGTCACCATGTCGCGGCATAAG GTATCACACCACAGTAAACAGCCAGTACACCCGCCAGCACAACACAAATCCTACGCCACAACCatgtcttcctcctcgagcaaccccaacaccagcagcaccaaccaGCCTACCGAGAACCCAGGCCTGATCTCCTCCCACGCCGAGTATATCAAGGGGGCAGCTGAG TCCGCAATCGGCGACATCTCGGGTTCCCACGCCTGGAAAACCTCGGGCGAGCAAGACAAGGCCCACGCCCGTGCTTCACTCAATCAAGCGACCCAGAACCGTGACCCGGCCACCTCGGGATATGGGAAAGTGGAGGAAGTTGCCGGCAAGCTGACAGGATGCGAGGGCATGAGGAGGGAAGGCGCTGCCAGCGCTAGCAAGCCAAATCAGGAGTAA
- the TEF3 gene encoding translational elongation factor EF-1 alpha (COG:Q; EggNog:ENOG503NWIQ): MAPSENAASIKVLDELMQKLTISKEADQIKEASAALASFINGRIEDLDTPTKTVEALKKQLANKKDATVREKALLAIQAIAQHSEVSSAVEPYLVALLPSVLAGAGDKITAVKNAAFAAALAIAEAINPNAVKAVLPALIDSLRNAQKWPEKMLVLDFIDVLIKTAPAQTGLRVPDLIPVISEAMWDTKKEVKDRAYKTMEQLCQLIVNRDIERFIPELIKCIAKPENVPETVHLLGATTFVTEVQEPTLALMVPLLDRGLAERDTAIKRKSAVIVDNMCKLVDDPNIVAPFLPKMMPGLQKNYENLADPEAREKTKQALDTIIRVGNVVDGKIPEVRNHGDIKTILGHFKEVLPAKHASALEKFAPVLEYAAAVAGQLVDEKETESAVWAEAVKPYVAVVVGDDEAQSITDALRKRANPDLAEGDDGEEDDEEGEDLCNCTFSLAYGAKILLNQTHLRLKRGQRYGLCGPNGSGKSTLMRAINNEQVEGFPKQSEVKTVFVEHDLDSADTEMTTIDWTMKKLAEAGVDVSQAEVEKRLSEFGFSEDMIKNEITALSGGWKMKLALCRAVFEAPDILLLDEPTNHLDVKNVKWLEDYLINSPCTSIIVSHDSGFLDNVCQHIVHYERFKLKRYRGNLAEFVKKHPAAKSYYELGASDMEFSFPEPGFLEGVKTKAKAILRATKMSFQYPGTAKPQISDISFQCSLGSRIAVIGPNGAGKSTLINVLTGELIPTAGEIYQHENIRIAYIKQHAFAHIDNHLDSTPSEYIQWRFQTGEDRETMDRANKIITEADEEAMNKVFKVEGTMRRVIGINSRRKFKNSYEYECSFALGENIGMKNERWVPMMTADNAWLPRSELLASHQKMVADVDMKEALASGQFRPLVRKEIEAHCANFGLDAELVSHSRMRGLSGGQRVKVVLAACSWQRPHLIVLDEPTNYLDRDSLGALSKALKKFEGGVIIITHSAEFTKDLTEEVWAVMDGKMTPSGHNWVQGQGSGPRLKGDDGEEEEKFDAMGNKIVSTKKKAKLTSSEARKKKKERMARRKRGEEVFSDEDE; the protein is encoded by the exons ATGGCTCCCTCCGAGAACGCCGCCAGCATCAAGGTGCTCGATGAGCTCATGCAGaagctcaccatctccaaggaGGCTGATCAGATCAAGGAGGCTTCGGCCGCCCTTGCTTCCTTCATCAACGGTCGCATCGAGGACCTTGATACCCCCACCAA GACCGTCGAGGCTCTCAAGAAGCAGCTCGCCAACAAGAAGGATGCCACCGTCCGCGAGAAGGCCCTCCTTGCCATCCAGGCTATTGCCCAGCACTCCGAGGTCTCTTCTGCCGTTGAGCCCTACCTCGTTGCTCTTCTCCCCAGCGTCCTGGCTGGCGCTGGTGACAAGATCACCGCTGTGAAGAATGCCGCTTTCGCCGCTGCTCTGGCCAtcgccgaggccatcaaccccaacgctGTCAAGGCCGTTCTCCCCGCCTTGATTGACTCCCTCCGCAATGCCCAGAAGTGGCCCGAGAAGATGCTTGTCCTCGATTTCATCGATGTCCTCATCAAGACTGCCCCCGCCCAGACTGGTCTCCGTGTCCCCGACTTGATCCCCGTCATTTCCGAGGCCATGTGGgacaccaagaaggaggtcaaggaccgTGCCTACAAGACCATGGAGCAGCTCTGCCAGCTTATTGTCAATCGCGATATCGAGCGCTTCATTCCCGAGCTCATCAAGTGTATCGCCAAGCCCGAGAATGTCCCCGAGACTGTCCACTTGCTCGGTGCCACCACCTTCGTCACTGAGGTCCAGGAGCCCACTCTTGCCCTCATGGTTCCCCTTCTTGATCGTGGTCTCGCCGAGCGCGACACCGCTATCAAGCGCAAGTCGGCCGTCATTGTCGACAACATGTGCAAGCTCGTCGACGACCCCAACATTGTCGCTCCTTTCTTGCCCAAGATGATGCCCGGTCTCCAGAAGAACTACGAGAACTTGGCTGATCCCGAGGCTCGTGAGAAGACCAAGCAGGCTCTTGACACCATCATCCGCGTCGGTAACGTCGTTGACGGCAAGATCCCCGAGGTCCGCAACCACGGTGATATCAAGACCATCCTTGGCCACTTCAAGGAGGTCCTCCCCGCCAAGCACGCTTCTGCTCTTGAGAAGTTCGCCCCCGTCCTCGAGTACGCCGCCGCTGTTGCTGGCCAGCTCGTCGACGAGAAGGAGACCGAGTCCGCCGTCTGGGCCGAGGCTGTCAAGCCCTACGTCGCTgttgtcgttggtgatgacgaggcTCAGTCCATCACTGACGCTCTCCGCAAGCGCGCCAACCCCGATCTCGCCGAGGGCGAtgacggtgaggaggacgacgaggagggtgaggatctGTGCAACTGCACCTTCTCGCTCGCCTACGGTGCCAAGATCCTTCTCAACCAGACCCATCTCCGCCTCAAGCGCGGCCAGCGCTACGGTCTGTGCGGTCCCAATGGTTCCGGAAAGTCCACCCTCATGCGCGCCATCAACAACGAGCAGGTCGAGGGCTTCCCCAAGCAGTCCGAGGTCAAGACCGTGTTCGTCGAGCACGACTTGGACTCTGCCGATACCGAGATGACCACCATCGACTGGACCATGAAGAAGCTTGCCGAGGCCGGCGTCGACGTCAGCCAGGCTGAGGTCGAGAAGCGTCTCAGCGAGTTCGGCTTCTCCGAGGACATGATCAAGAACGAGATCACTGCCCTCTCCGGTGGTTGGAAAATGAAGCTGGCCTTGTGCCGTGCCGTCTTCGAGGCTCCCGATATTCTCCTGCTCGACGAGCCCACCAACCATCTCGATGTGAAGAACGTGAAGTGGCTCGAGGACTACCTCATCAACTCCCCTTGCACCTCCATCATCGTCTCTCACGACAGTGGTTTCCTCGACAACGTGTGCCAGCACATCGTCCACTACGAGCGCTTCAAGCTTAAGCGCTACAGAGGCAACCTCGCCGAGTTTGTCAAGAAGCACCCCGCTGCCAAGTCCTACTACGAGCTCGGTGCCTCCGACATGGAGTTCTCCTTCCCCGAGCCCGGTTTCCTCGAGGGTGTcaagaccaaggccaaggccatTCTCCGTGCCACCAAGATGTCCTTCCAGTACCCCGGCACCGCCAAGCCCCAGATTTCCGACATCTCCTTCCAGTGCTCGCTCGGTTCCCGTATTGCCGTCATTGGTCCCAACGGTGCCGGCAAGTCCACCCTCATCAACGTGCTCACTGGTGAGCTCATCCCCACCGCCGGTGAGATCTACCAGCACGAGAACATCCGTATCGCCTACATCAAGCAGCACGCTTTCGCCCACATCGATAACCATCTCGACAGCACTCCCTCCGAGTACATCCAGTGGCGTTTCCAGACTGGTGAGGATCGTGAGACCATGGATCGTGCCAACAAGATCATCACCgaggctgatgaggaggccaTGAACAAGGTCTTCAAGGTCGAGGGCACCATGCGCCGTGTCATTGGCATCAACTCCCGCAGAAAGTTCAAGAACTCGTACGAGTACGAGTGCTCTTTCGCTCTCGGCGAGAACATTGGCATGAAGAACGAGCGCTGGGTTCCCATGATGACTGCCGACAACGCTTGGTTGCCCCGCTCCGAGCTCCTCGCCTCCCATCAGAAGATGGTTGCCGATGTCGATATGAAGGAGGCCCTTGCCTCCGGTCAGTTCCGTCCCCTCGTGCGCAAGGAGATCGAGGCTCACTGCGCCAACTTCGGTCTCGATGCCGAGCTTGTCTCTCACTCCCGCATGCGCGGTCTCTCCGGTGGTCAGCGTGTCAAGGTCGTCCTTGCCGCCTGCTCGTGGCAGCGTCCCCATCTCATCGTTCTTGATGAGCCTACCAACTACCTCGATCGTGACTCTCTCGGTGCCTTGTCCAAGGCCCTCAAGAAGTTCGAGGGTGGTGTCATCATCATTACCCACTCTGCCGAGTTCACCAAGGATCTCACTGAGGAGGTGTGGGCTGTCATGGACGGCAAGATGACTCCTTCCGGCCACAACTGGGTGCAGGGCCAGGGCTCTGGTCCCCGCCTCAAGGGGGatgacggcgaggaggaggagaagttcGATGCCATGGGCAACAAGATTGTTagcaccaagaagaaggccaagctTACCAGCTCCGAGGcccgcaagaagaagaaggagcgcATGGCTCGCCGCAAGCGTGGTGAGGAG GTCTTcagcgacgaggacgagtAA
- a CDS encoding hypothetical protein (EggNog:ENOG503NXSJ; COG:S) has protein sequence MGRMAMRISRRTINLTSQQSHQITIYSYHLRNSISTTMQGLLGFTLLGSFVSYLQGAAASPATAGGTEKRNPLGLSLPPLIPSIPGVTEPLASNAPPLPILQLPTPPLASPPFTASNIKPKKIGYFWTGAGDNLHKDFLATVSLDDDTFGTFIQLTDVPTSGNSPHHLGASYDGKTLIGGGLLSLLKTQDTAFYFDVSDPYRPKFDHSNRAILSSIVDEIRAKPDGGFYITYMGSAVGTSPGRLVETDARGNIIHEWPEVTDIPSTLNILGQQFSPHGLTVDYDKQIALTSDFVVPITILKPTLGIQKADTLRLFDLRTHKILSTITIPGGQGIQDVKFIPNHPETAALATAVGLGQVWVIYPFRTKNAKQGTAELLFDFGPKAKNSLAIYSDISDDGKLAYFTFTLGNHVAALDISDLSNPVRLDDPNETQPIIGPHYVKISPDKKNLLVLGYFVQAGDISVVNTPGDYKAHWLDLDANGKFSWNKTIDFEREFATTRGGARPHSVVIYDLSDPADPKYY, from the exons ATGGGCAGGATGGCGATGCGTATAAGTAGAAGAACAATCAACTTAACTTCTCAACAATCTCATCAGATCACCATC TATTCTTACCATCTTCGaaacagcatcagcaccacaATGCAAGGTCTCCTCGGCTTCACACTCTTGGGAAGCTTCGTCTCCTACCTTCAAGGAGCGGCTGCCAGTCCAGCAACTGCCGGTGGCACTGAGAAAAGGAACCCTCTCGGTCTCAGTCTTCCCCCTTTGATTCCCTCCATCCCGGGAGTCACTGAGCCCCTGGCTTCCAATGCACCCCCTCTGCCTATCCTGCAGCTTCCTACGCCCCCCTTGGCCAGTCCTCCGTTTACTGCCTCCAAcatcaagcccaagaagaTTGGTTACTTCTGgactggtgctggtgacAACTTGCACAAGGACTTCCTGGCGACAGTCAGCTTGGATGAT GACACCTTTGGCACATTCATCCAACTCACCGATGTTCCCACCAGCGGTaattctcctcatcatcttggaGCGTCTTATGACGGCAAGACCTTGATTGGCGGCGGTCTTTTGTCTTTGCTCAAGACTCAGGATACTGCCTTTTACTTTGACGTCTCGGACCCGTACCGCCCCAAGTTTGACCACAGCAACCGTGCCATCTTGTCGTCTATTGTCGATGAGATTCGAGCCAAGCCTGATGG AGGCTTCTACATCACCTACATGGGCTCTGCAGTGGGCACCTCCCCCGGCCGCCTCGTCGAGACCGACGCCCGcggcaacatcatccacGAGTGGCCCGAAGTCACcgacatcccctccaccctcaacatcctcggcCAGCAGTTCTCCCCCCACGGCCTCACCGTCGACTACGACAAGCAAATCGCCCTCACCTCCGACTTTGTcgtccccatcaccatcctcaagccCACCCTCGGTATACAAAAGGCCGACACCCTCCGCCTCTTTGACCTTCGCACCCACAAGATCCTGTCGACAATCACCATCCCAGGCGGCCAGGGCATCCAGGACGTCAAAttcatccccaaccaccccgaGACGGCCGCGCTCGCCACCGCCGTCGGCCTCGGCCAAGTCTGGGTCATCTACCCCTTCCGCACCAAAAACGCCAAGCAAGGCACCGCCGAGCTCCTCTTCGACTTTGGCCCCAAGGCCAAAAACTCATTGGCCATCTACTCGGACATCTCCGACGACGGCAAACTAGCCTacttcaccttcaccctcggcaACCACGTCGCGGCGCTCGATATCTCTGATCTGAGCAACCCTGTGAGGCTGGACGACCCCAACGAGACCCAGCCTATCATCGGCCCTCACTACGTCAAGATCAGCCCGGATAAGAAGAACTTGTTGGTCCTTGGGTATTTTGTCCAGGCGGGTGACATCTCGGTTGTCAACACGCCTGGTGATTACAAGGCTCACTGGTTGGATCTGGACGCGAACGGCAAATTTAGCTGGAACAAGACGATTGATTTCGAGAGGGAGTTTGCAACCACGAGGGGGGGTGCGAGGCCGCATAGTGTGGTTATTTATGACTTGAGCGATCCGGCTGATCCAAAGTATTATTGA
- a CDS encoding hypothetical protein (COG:S; EggNog:ENOG503P4AM) — protein sequence MIRQLLLAALPLVLANPLPVPEEAANADVAAAADIALPPHWHQGGRGSSSSSSTCGKLNGPRYCKGTAYDPSQTNKYLCGDSRLGPTRLPRREPLDSITEFYDRFGGLCPGVFLDTWFNVTGTGWWWYPEENGFVLGDSGLPIVGEVTLGRGTLLDRFGGETGTFVSPAGAGYQQRALPPTNLNTPADTGVPYNYHVYSVLVPFVVRSGPIRPWFGQPGNGVQFELPKTVAELIVDGVLKAEDVRIVLL from the exons ATGATccgccaactcctcctcgctgcccTTCCCTTGGTTTTAGCCAACCCCCTGCCTGTCcccgaggaggctgccaacGCCGATGTCGCCGCGGCCGCTGACAttgccctcccaccccactGGCACCAAGGAGGTCGCggctcgtcttcttcctcctcgacgtGCGGAAAACTGAACGGCCCCCGTTACTGCAAAGGAACCGCCTACgacccctcccaaaccaacaAGTACCTCTGCGGCGACTCCCGCCTCGGCCCTACCCGCCTCCCCAGGCGTGAGCCGTTGGACTCCATCACCGAGTTTTACGACCGGTTCGGGGGCCTGTGCCCTGGTGTCTTTCTTGACACCTGGTTCAACGTCACCGGTactgggtggtggtggtacccTGAGGAGAACGGGTTCGTCCTTGGGGACAGCGGCCTGCCGATTGTGGGGGAGGTCACGCTCGGGAGGGGGACGCTGCTCGATCGGTTTGGCGGGGAGACGGGGACGTTTGTCAGCCCTGCTGGGGCCGGTTATCAAC AGAGGGCGCTGCCGCCGACGAACTTGAATACTCCGGCTGATACTGG GGTTCCATACAACTACCACGTCTACTCGGTTCTCGTCCCATTTGTCGTCCGGTCTGGTCCGATCAGGCCGTGGTTTGGGCAGCCTGGAAATGGGGTGCAGTTTGAGCTGCCAAAGACTGTGGCTGAGTTGATTGTTGATGGGGTCTTGAAAGCGGAGGATGTGCGCATTGTTCTTCTATGA
- a CDS encoding hypothetical protein (COG:I; EggNog:ENOG503NX5P), with amino-acid sequence MAHSSATGKVSGEHRHSLGDKIKLPFHDLKAKLSHNHHLHDTKVHMVHTKHKIGKFANLFNPEHRHDEEHEKACDEKRARIAESHRFDSYFPEREGNMVKWYVDGRDYFWAVSVALEKAKETIYIADWWLSPELFLRRPPYFNKEWRLDQVLKRRAEAGVKIYVMVYREVQAALTCNSEHTKHALQALCPEGSPGYGNIKIMRHPDHNVLENAADMTFYWAHHEKLIVIDYEMAFIGGLDLCFGRWDSHNHALSDLHPEGVSNEVWPGQDFNNNRIMDFKNVDDWKQNELSKAESGRMPWHDVAMGVIGPCVYDIAEHFVLRWNFVKRDKYKRDKRFEWLELRGRQGEDEDLVGVQRPKHPVGGYVTHPLSPMETKHLDHRGSVHAQIIRSSADWSSGILTDHSIQNAYSDIIRNAKHYVYIENQFFITATGDQQNPIHNVIGRAIVDAVVSSAKEGRKFRVMILIPAVPGFAGDLREDGAIGTRAIMDYQYKSICRGEHSIFEQIKKEGVDPTKHIFFFNLRSYDRLNRTSAIKKQEEESGIKYQELQRAEAEEVMGEGIHGTIDTDGGRDSHMGHRSEQHGGQARTVHGEMPVNLEQARENSVGERDTDIKRRFEAAKNGDMGVNSPVSVAHYAMANQGKLSEVPWDGDEEDEVNHWVQEELYIHAKLLIVDDRIVVCGSSNLNDRSQLGYHDSELSIVMEDTKTFQSTMDGKPYEAGWHAATLRRYLWREHLGLLPPQDLDGSDDPNAQPPGDDSPNDVGDQDDSWNFVEDPLSDELWEMWTSRASKNTEVFRQLFHADPDDHVKTFDDYNGYMPPKGVKAGHIFDRMIPGHEVRQKLDQIKGHLVWMPLEFLRDAPMAEKGLQVNSWTESVYT; translated from the exons atGGCCCACTCATCTGCTACTGGTAAAGTCTCTGGCGAGCATCGCCACAGCCTGGGGGACAAGATCAAACTCCCATTTCATGATCTCAAGGCCAAACTtagccacaaccaccatcttcacgaTACCAAGGTTCACATGGTTCACACGAAGCATAAAATTGGCAAGTTTGCAAACTTG TTCAATCCCGAGCATCGCCATGATGAGGAGCATGAGAAAGCCTGTGACGAGAAACGCGCTAGGATAGCTGAGTCCCACCGTTTCGACTCGTATTTCCCTGAAAGAGAGGGCAATATGGTCAAGTGGTATGTAGATGGACGGGACTACTTTTGG GCAGTGTCAGTCGCCctcgagaaggccaaggaaaCCATCTACATTGCGGACTGGTGGCTGTCCCCCGAACTCTTTTTACGCCGGCCTCCTTACTTCAACAAGGAATGGCGTCTAGACCAAGTGCTAAAACGTCGAGCCGAAGCTGGGGTCAAGATCTACGTCATGGTCTACCGAGAAGTCCAGGCTGCTCTCACTTGCAACTCGGAGCACACAAAGCATGCGCTCCAGGCCTTGTGCCCTGAAGGCTCTCCTGGCTACGGCAACATCAAAATTATGCGTCACCCAGATCACAACGTGCTAGAGAACGCGGCCGACATGACTTTTTACTGGGCTCATCACGAAAAGTTGATCGTTATTGACTACGAGATGGCCTTCATTGGCGGGTTGGATCTGTGCTTTGGGAGATGGGACAGCCACAACCATGCTCTCTCCGACTTGCATCCAGAGGGTGTCAGCAACGAAGTCTGGCCCGGTCAagacttcaacaacaaccgaaTCATGGACTTTAAGAACGTTGATGACTGGAAACAAAACGAGCTGAGCAAAGCAGAGTCAGGAAGGATGCCTTGGCATGATGTTGCCATGGGGGTGATTGGCCCCTGCGTCTACGACATCGCCGAACATTTCGTTCTCCGCTGGAATTTTGTCAAGCGAGACAAGTACAAAAGGGACAAACGGTTCGAGTGGCTCGAGTTGAGAGGTCGGcagggagaggatgaagatctTGTGGGCGTGCAAAGGCCCAAGCACCCTGTCGGTGGTTATGTTACCCATCCGCTCTCACCCATGGAAACAAAGCATCTTGACCATCGGGGGAGTGTTCATGCACAGATCATCCGGTCTAGTGCCGATTGGTCAAGCGGCATTCTCACTGACCATTCCATTCAGAACGCTTATTCCGACATCATTCGCAACGCCAAGCATTACGTGTACATCGAAAACCAGTTCTTCATCACAGCGACAGGCGACCAGCAGAACCCCATCCATAACGTAATCGGCCGTGCCATTGTAGATGCTGTAGTGAGTTCTGCCAAGGAGGGCCGCAAATTCCGCGTCATGATCCTCATCCCAGCAGTGCCCGGCTTCGCCGGAGACCTGCGAGAGGACGGAGCCATCGGGACTCGAGCCATCATGGATTACCAGTACAAGTCAATCTGCAGGGGCGAGCACAGCATCTTTGAacagatcaagaaggagggtgTCGATCCAACGAAGCacattttcttcttcaacctgAGAAGTTATGACCGTCTTAACAGGACGTcagccatcaagaagcaagaggaagagtcGGGAATCAAGTACCAGGAACTGCAGCGTGCTGAagctgaggaggtgatgggcgAGGGTATCCACGGCACAATAGACACGGATGGTGGTCGTGACAGCCATATGGGTCACAGGAGTGAGCAACATGGTGGTCAGGCGCGGACCGTTCATGGTGAGATGCCAGTTAATTTGGAGCAGGCAAGAGAGAACTCAGTTGGTGAACGAGATACCGATATCAAGCGGCGATTTGAAGCAGCCAAGAATGGAGACATGGGTGTGAACTCTCCTGTAAGTGTTGCTCATTACGCCATGGCCAATCAAGGGAAGTTGTCAGAGGTTCCTTGGGatggagacgaggaggatgaggtcaaTCACTGGGTCCAGGAGGAGTTGTACATTCACGCCAAGCTTCTCATCGTCGACGACCGCATCGTCGTCTGCGGATCCAGCAACCTGAATGACCGAAGCCAATTAGGCTATCACGACAGCGAATTGAGCATTGTCATGGAGGATACAAAGACGTTTCAGTCCACCATGGACGGCAAGCCATACGAGGCCGGCTGGCATGCTGCCACCCTTCGGCGGTATCTCTGGCGCGAACACCTCGGCCTGCTTCCGCCACAGGATCTTGACGGCAGCGATGACCCGAATGCACAACCGCCCGGCGACGACTCGCCCAACGATGTGGGAGATCAAGATGATTCTTGGAATTTTGTGGAGGATCCCCTGAGCGATGAGCTCTGGGAGATGTGGACGTCCCGAGCGTCGAAAAACACTGAGGTATTCCGGCAGCTATTCCATGCCGACCCAGATGATCACG TCAAAACGTTTGATGATTACAACGGTTACATGCCGCCCAAGGGCGTAAAGGCAGGACACATTTTCGATCGCATGATACCTGGTCACGAAGTCAGACAAAAGCTAGACCAAATCAAGGGCCACCTCGTCTGGATGCCATTAGAATTTTTGCGCGACGCGCCAATGGCGGAAAAGGGCTTGCAAGTAAATTCGTGGACAGAAAGTGTTTATACATAA
- the HET-C gene encoding Glycolipid transfer protein HET-C (COG:G; EggNog:ENOG503NWPX): protein MFQLPSKAQLTASCSMFLHRTPSLSRVESNFQPTFTIQNTTMAAAAVVQIPAGATFLETFKKSFVDVPIDAEKGNAISTAEFLEAAESLTTMFDVLGSIAFSPVKKDMLGNVEKIRKRMLAAPLESQNIQDLVRNELKTKSHTATEGLLWLVRGLEFTCIALSMNIGSTEELADSFGRSYSATLMRHHSFLVKPIFSAAMRACPYRKDFYAKLGDDEQKVQEELRKYLAALDKIVNILKGFLESKEAKW from the exons ATGTTCCAGCTCCCGTCCAAGGCTCAATTGACCGCCTCGTGTTCCATGTTCCTGCACCGAACCCCCAGCTTATCTCGAGTCGAGTCCAACTTTCAACCAACCTTCACCatccaaaacaccaccatggccgccgccgccgttgtcCAAATCCCCGCCGGGGCTACCTTCCTTGAGACCTTCAAGAAGTCCTTCGTTGATGTCCCAATCGATGCCGAGAAGGGCAATgccatctccaccgccgaGTTCCTTGAGGCGGCCGAGTCCTTGACCACCATGTTCGATGTGCTCGGCTCCATCGCCTTCTCCCCTGTCAAGAAGGATATGTTGGGCAACGTCGAG AAAATTCGCAAGCGCATGCTTGCCGCCCCCCTCGAATCCCAGAACATCCAGGATCTTGTGAGGAACGAGCTCAAGACCAAAAGCCATACCGCgacggaggggttgctgtGGCTGGTCAG GGGTCTCGAATTCACATGCATTGCTCTTAGCATGAACATCGGCTCAACAGAGGAGCTCGCCGACTCCTTCGGCCGGTCTTACAGTGCGACTCTCATGCGACACCACAGCTTCCTGGTGAAGCCCATCTTCAGCGCCGCCATGAGAGCGTGCCCATACCGCAAGGACTTCTACGCCAAGCTTGGTGACGACGAGCAAAAGGTTCAAGAGGAGCTTCGCAAATACCTTGCTGCTCTCGACAAGATCGTCAACATTCTCAAGGGATTCTTGGAGAGCAAGGAGGCCAAGTGGTAA